From Novipirellula artificiosorum, the proteins below share one genomic window:
- a CDS encoding anti-sigma factor family protein — MKNMSVPKDLLETMLSAYMDDALSSDETTRVEQMLESEPEVARQLKEMQQIRASLRHVWDQDRSIRLPKHFAQAVIESTVSRGRAEGLADDHPVMRLAEQPSPIRSGTSVLQVRPAWWKMAASIVAVAASVTIAFVALRPDPQTAPVALADPRARDLADSDLASVDGVPSNSPTVDAIAPSQDRRVDVPEMENPVADDTPAPMIAVTDPSPSRSDTSLNADAANLLADSIPVNVADSKQPATADSRLVLPGRQPEPVMSVAAILILDVRQTMEGRDSRAVEKALEEGGISLASRKEIDEDVVRFAQKSAGTSASDASSATVLYLEAPAKKLDQFFLNLVADRQGIESVGLGMANDTPLMAMVESFQSVDPTQVRDAATSWRLDLGNAGIDGLVGHLSDRPFARTPKDASETGLAAGMGSLFGDESADVISRVLVVVH; from the coding sequence GTGAAGAACATGTCCGTTCCCAAAGACCTCCTCGAAACCATGCTCAGCGCGTATATGGACGACGCGCTAAGCAGCGACGAAACAACGCGTGTCGAGCAAATGCTTGAAAGCGAGCCTGAGGTTGCGCGCCAATTGAAGGAAATGCAGCAGATTCGCGCCTCCTTGCGCCATGTTTGGGACCAAGACCGCAGCATTCGCCTGCCAAAGCATTTCGCGCAAGCGGTCATCGAATCGACGGTCTCTCGGGGACGCGCGGAAGGTTTGGCGGACGATCACCCGGTGATGCGGTTGGCGGAACAGCCCAGCCCGATTCGTTCGGGGACGAGCGTTTTGCAGGTTCGACCGGCGTGGTGGAAAATGGCTGCATCGATTGTCGCGGTGGCCGCTTCGGTCACCATCGCATTTGTGGCACTGCGTCCTGACCCCCAAACCGCCCCGGTTGCATTGGCGGATCCCCGTGCCCGTGATTTAGCAGACAGTGATTTAGCCAGTGTTGATGGGGTTCCCAGCAACTCGCCGACCGTGGATGCGATCGCACCGAGCCAAGACAGGCGGGTCGATGTCCCAGAGATGGAAAATCCCGTTGCAGACGACACGCCAGCGCCGATGATTGCGGTCACCGATCCAAGCCCGAGTCGTTCCGATACGTCCTTGAATGCTGACGCAGCCAATCTTTTGGCCGATTCGATTCCGGTGAACGTGGCGGATTCGAAGCAACCGGCGACTGCGGATTCGCGGCTTGTGTTGCCCGGGCGCCAACCGGAACCGGTGATGTCGGTTGCCGCGATTTTGATCTTAGATGTTCGCCAGACGATGGAGGGGCGTGATTCGAGAGCGGTTGAGAAGGCGCTCGAAGAAGGCGGGATTAGTTTGGCGAGTCGGAAAGAGATTGACGAAGATGTGGTGCGGTTTGCTCAAAAGTCCGCGGGCACTTCGGCGTCCGATGCTTCCTCGGCCACGGTGCTTTACTTAGAAGCTCCGGCAAAGAAACTTGATCAGTTCTTCTTGAACTTGGTCGCGGATCGACAGGGCATCGAATCGGTCGGTTTGGGGATGGCCAATGACACGCCGCTGATGGCGATGGTCGAATCGTTTCAATCGGTCGATCCGACCCAGGTTCGTGATGCGGCAACCTCGTGGCGTTTGGATCTTGGCAATGCGGGAATCGATGGTTTGGTGGGTCATTTGAGTGACCGCCCCTTCGCTCGCACCCCCAAGGACGCCTCCGAGACGGGACTCGCGGCCGGCATGGGCAGTCTGTTCGGCGATGAATCGGCTGACGTGATCAGTCGGGTCTTGGTCGTCGTTCACTAA
- a CDS encoding glycosyltransferase produces the protein MHDPTPRLLLFDDNIHSLGGHFLELASLLIQGAKQLGYTTCLATHHSFKAFDSVDFANEVFPVFRVRRMVEWSLGVDGRSKVRRKVDGSSVGGSWMENQRQALRGPLSRHERRPQVMLHRWSQAFFDLLSHWQVDSRDTLVVNTGDDFVLLALATALAKRDAIDPDATPLTIHIVFHFGVYDPITTEQRKRQFGAQVNDTLRQMASHHLHLHATTHSLTSQLKQVGVSVTPIPYPTRYRPPSLGSCDPSGRRKIVLAGTPRPEKGRHMIPELLSTIHHPYLSNGEYQMSMQMPARRWKRMIPVSMRPEYRRASAADSQSVASPSKGLFEIKPSDMPATDYHRWLDTADVGLFLYEPERYVARCSGVLLEMLIRGVPVIVPNRCWLADQVREAGGEGSVGYIYNSLDQIPEILDRLGKDYESIRRQSIQYASEIARRHASVNTLRQMGIADARQVHLHRVPLRPTTNEFSRGLQGTHACN, from the coding sequence ATGCACGATCCCACACCTCGCTTGTTATTGTTCGATGACAACATCCACTCCCTCGGCGGTCATTTTCTTGAGCTAGCCTCGCTGCTGATTCAAGGCGCGAAACAGCTCGGCTATACCACTTGTTTGGCGACACATCATTCGTTTAAGGCCTTCGATTCGGTCGATTTTGCAAACGAGGTGTTTCCGGTCTTTCGCGTCCGACGCATGGTCGAGTGGTCACTCGGAGTGGATGGAAGATCGAAGGTCCGCCGGAAGGTGGATGGATCGAGTGTGGGTGGCAGCTGGATGGAAAATCAACGACAAGCACTCCGTGGTCCGTTGTCGCGTCACGAACGCCGACCGCAAGTGATGCTTCATCGATGGTCGCAGGCCTTCTTCGATTTGCTATCGCACTGGCAAGTCGATTCACGTGACACGTTGGTGGTCAACACCGGTGACGATTTTGTCTTGTTGGCACTCGCCACGGCGCTGGCGAAGCGAGACGCAATCGATCCAGATGCGACGCCGCTGACGATCCATATCGTCTTTCATTTTGGTGTCTACGATCCAATCACGACGGAGCAGCGCAAACGGCAATTTGGTGCCCAAGTGAATGACACGCTCCGCCAAATGGCTTCTCATCATCTTCATCTGCATGCGACGACCCACTCGCTAACGAGCCAGTTGAAGCAGGTGGGTGTTTCGGTGACGCCCATTCCCTACCCGACGCGATACCGGCCACCGTCACTCGGTTCGTGTGATCCAAGTGGACGGCGCAAGATCGTGTTGGCGGGAACCCCCCGGCCAGAGAAGGGGCGTCATATGATTCCTGAATTGTTGTCGACAATTCACCATCCCTATTTGTCCAATGGGGAATATCAAATGTCGATGCAGATGCCAGCGAGACGATGGAAGCGGATGATTCCCGTGTCCATGCGACCGGAATACCGGCGGGCCAGCGCAGCGGATTCACAATCCGTCGCATCCCCCTCGAAGGGTCTCTTTGAAATCAAACCGTCCGACATGCCCGCGACCGACTACCACCGCTGGCTCGATACAGCCGACGTCGGGCTGTTTTTGTACGAACCCGAGCGTTACGTTGCCCGCTGCAGTGGGGTCTTGTTGGAAATGCTGATCCGTGGCGTCCCGGTGATCGTCCCGAACCGCTGCTGGTTGGCCGATCAAGTGCGTGAAGCGGGAGGGGAGGGTTCGGTAGGTTACATTTACAACTCATTGGATCAGATTCCTGAAATCCTTGATCGGCTTGGCAAAGACTATGAGTCGATACGACGTCAATCCATCCAATACGCATCCGAGATTGCCCGTCGCCACGCGTCGGTCAATACGCTTCGGCAGATGGGAATTGCAGACGCTCGACAAGTGCATTTGCACCGGGTGCCTCTGCGTCCGACAACGAACGAGTTTTCACGCGGCTTGCAAGGAACTCACGCATGCAACTGA
- a CDS encoding 30S ribosomal protein S1 — translation MTNGEHPATDASAPIAPASATDPAASPDIQAPQDVKTDDGPPTSVAAESEATESGTPNDAATPSATDQPSEKSPGPLAAVARGAGPLAARGLGIAKPASPSVSPESLSASSQPTEKKKPAKKKKGPPRPRLQGEKESSDQPVVKAAQPTKVAVPNRRDSLSDDLQAELDAELGAADVDAILSGSAGMPDRSEPLAEGTRVHGRVLKINEDSVFVALGGPDEGAVPFEQFTGEEPKPGDDVEVIVRGFTGEDGLYVLTLPGSAVEVSDWDDIQEGSVVEAVVTGHNAGGLECNVGNIRGFMPISQVTEYRVEDLSEFVDQRLISLVTESNERRGNLVLSRRAILEREREEKRREQMEQIEVGDTMEGVVRNVKDFGAFVDLGGVEGLIHISKLSWDRVKHPSEVIEEGQKVKVKIDKIDKQSGKISLSYRDLLENPWDVAESSFAVGTIQQGTVTRIAPFGCFVRLGAGVEGLVHISELANHRVSKVDAFVSEGQDVEVKVLSFDRDAQKIGLSMKAAQAIAAGDNDKPEIEEEEPVRDVAVKPMHQGPLKGGNNQDTGGERFGLRW, via the coding sequence ATGACTAACGGCGAACATCCTGCCACGGACGCATCCGCGCCAATCGCCCCCGCTTCGGCGACCGATCCTGCGGCTTCCCCCGACATTCAAGCCCCCCAAGACGTCAAGACGGATGACGGTCCCCCCACATCCGTAGCGGCGGAATCGGAGGCGACGGAATCGGGGACGCCAAACGATGCTGCCACGCCATCCGCCACCGATCAGCCCAGCGAAAAGTCCCCCGGTCCGCTGGCGGCAGTCGCTCGCGGTGCCGGCCCTTTAGCGGCTCGAGGACTTGGGATTGCCAAACCGGCCTCGCCCAGCGTTTCTCCCGAGTCCTTGTCCGCATCGAGTCAGCCCACGGAGAAAAAGAAGCCTGCAAAGAAGAAAAAGGGGCCGCCGCGGCCTCGGCTTCAAGGCGAAAAAGAGTCGTCGGACCAGCCCGTCGTGAAGGCTGCCCAACCGACCAAGGTGGCCGTCCCCAATCGCCGCGATTCCTTGTCCGATGATTTACAGGCGGAATTGGACGCTGAGCTGGGGGCTGCCGATGTGGACGCCATCCTAAGTGGATCGGCCGGGATGCCTGACCGCTCCGAACCGCTCGCCGAAGGGACCCGGGTACACGGTCGAGTCCTGAAAATCAATGAGGATTCAGTGTTTGTCGCCTTGGGCGGTCCCGACGAAGGGGCCGTTCCGTTTGAGCAATTCACGGGTGAAGAACCCAAACCGGGTGACGATGTCGAAGTGATTGTGCGTGGGTTCACCGGCGAAGATGGTTTGTACGTCTTGACCTTGCCCGGTTCGGCTGTCGAAGTCAGCGATTGGGATGACATTCAAGAGGGATCGGTCGTCGAAGCGGTCGTGACGGGACACAACGCAGGGGGATTGGAATGCAATGTCGGCAACATTCGCGGTTTCATGCCCATCAGCCAAGTGACGGAATACCGGGTCGAAGATCTGTCGGAGTTCGTCGACCAGCGTTTGATCTCGCTGGTCACCGAATCGAATGAGCGACGTGGCAACTTGGTGCTGAGTCGCCGAGCGATTCTCGAGCGCGAACGCGAAGAAAAACGTCGCGAGCAAATGGAGCAAATCGAAGTCGGCGACACGATGGAAGGTGTTGTTCGAAACGTAAAAGATTTTGGTGCCTTCGTGGATCTCGGTGGTGTCGAAGGGCTGATTCACATCAGCAAGCTGAGTTGGGATCGCGTCAAGCACCCCAGCGAAGTCATCGAAGAAGGCCAAAAGGTGAAGGTCAAGATCGACAAGATCGACAAGCAAAGTGGCAAGATCAGTTTGTCCTACCGCGACCTGCTCGAAAATCCTTGGGATGTTGCGGAGTCCAGTTTTGCCGTCGGGACGATCCAACAGGGGACCGTCACCCGCATTGCACCGTTCGGATGCTTCGTCCGACTCGGCGCTGGCGTCGAAGGACTCGTCCATATCAGCGAGTTGGCAAACCATCGTGTTTCCAAGGTCGATGCATTTGTGAGTGAAGGACAAGACGTTGAAGTGAAGGTGTTGAGCTTTGATCGTGATGCCCAGAAGATCGGTTTGTCGATGAA